Part of the Henckelia pumila isolate YLH828 chromosome 2, ASM3356847v2, whole genome shotgun sequence genome is shown below.
actcttcctaatcatgaatctatctctcgacagcaattcacaATCTACGAATTTATATTAAAGTTAGCTACTCCTCaacatagaataataaaccatgataaaatcaaatactcgtataaaactcaatcaattcgtCCAAGgattcaatcacaaaaacatgTTGCGGGcttaggatcccctaaattccaacaaaataaagtttagctgctacaactcataataaaatttactctAAGAAAGTTTTTAACTTAAAAGTTTAGAAACCGTGAAGAAAAAGAACTCCCAACGAGAAGAAGAAACTTCAATCTTTAGAGCCGCCTCCGCCTTGATTTGCTATGTTTTTCCAACCCTAAAAACATCTGAAaatattctatatatatggCCCTCAGAGTCCTTTCCATAAAAAAACTCCcgaaataaaaatttccaaaatctcgCGCGGGCGCTGAGTTTGCtgatttttaccgatcgagcgcccGAAATTCTTGAACCTCCTGCCCGTCTAAATGATGCCAGCGCTCGGTCTGCTGATTtttaccgaccgagcgcccGAAATTCTTCAACTCTCTGCCTCCTAAAGAAATGCCAGCGCTCGGTCTGCTTTTTTCTGCGGACCAAGCGCACCCCCCTATGAAGcccgaaaatatttttttccgtTTTCCTGCCAAATTAACCACAAATCAATAGGAGAATACAAAACACACAACATTAcactaaatgcaaacaaaagTTGATAAATACTAAAAAGCCGACAAAGAACtaattcaaaacatcaataaaaCGAACAATAAAACACGAAAAAACGGCTCTTATCACATACATGCATCTTTGAGTTGATATGTGGACTTTCCCCGTAACGTACAACCAGGAATTGCCTTGTGCATTGCTGGCTCAAGTAAAACTTAACCTGCTCTAAAGCCATTTTCACTTCTCCAACCCTTTGCGACTAAGTCCTTTAGAGATTGGATCAAACATTCTTCTTCACGTTGACTCCAACTACGTCTTTTCTTGTCAGCTTTCTTAAGCAGCCCGATCCCACTGGCCGAGCTCGCGCCACTGTCCATTATCAACTATATATAATTTGTCAAGAAAACAACCACAAATGTATCAAGCTGGTCAATGCATGTTTAGAAAAAATAGTCGatacatatataaaatttttaggtAGAACAATGACCGGAGGAAACAAAGTCACTTCAATAAATTTGGAAATTAAACACGGTTTCAACAACAAAACACGGGAAAATAGTAACGAACATCACACAAAGTAATGACAACAATCAAATCTACAaaggaaaattaattattgttGTTCCACATGGAAAGTGCAAGTTGCTCTCTCCAATCATCCCACAACTCAGAAGATTGCACTGTAGTGATGAGGCCGACTTGGGATTCGTCAGGCACAATAGAATATTCTTTGTCCAGTTCTTCTAATGGGTAATCTGGCATCTGAGATATGATAAAATTATGCAACAAAATACACGCAAGGATGATTTGGTTTTGCACGGCTGTTGGGTAAAAACAGGGGCTTCGAAGGATGACCCATCTTTTCTTCAACAAACCAAAAGCTCTTTCAATTAAATTCCGTGCTTGGGCATGCCTCCAATTATATAAATCCTTGTAATTTTCTGGTCCACCCTCATGATGACCCCAAGCATCCCTGTGATACCTTACTCGTCTATACGGGGTTAAAAATCCCTCGACGTTTGCATATCCATTATCACAAAGATAGTAACAACCTATATcaatgataaaaatcaaacttatacGATCTCAATTCACAAGACATCATATATATTAAAGAAGATTCAAAAATAAAGTTAGACAATTGTAAAAATATGAACTTGGTAAATTACCTACTTGAACTTTGAACGAATCATCTTCTCGAGTCAACGCATTTCGAAGAACTCGAGCATCTGTCGCGGAGCCCTCCCACCCAGTTAAGGCATAAATGAAGTTCATATTGTGATCGCATACTCCAAGGACGTTCACCGCTAGTATTTCTTTTCTAGTCCTATACTTCGCTTTCTCTCATGTAGGGACATGAACCGGAATATGTGTTCCATCCAATGCACCCAGACACCCCTACAATTGGAAGAAGAATTACCATAATGCAACAATCACAGAAATATGGATTAAGAAGCAAATTCTTATTACAAAAAAATTACTGAATGAAGTACTACCTTGAACCATTTCCATGTATCGTTTGTGCAATTTCCATCAACCGCAGTTGGCTtcataagaagaagaagatgtaaCTTCAGAACGGAGTGCAGCACTTCATGAAAATAAGCGCTGATGGTTTGACCACTACGTCTATAATCATGGCCCGCAACATGGTTTTTCTTATGGTGCGCCAAAATGGACAAGAACATCGCTACTTTCTCCTCGACTATCACATATCTTGAATCTGCTACACCCCCTATGTTACTTAAGAGGTAACACAGCCTTCCAAATGCGTTTCGATTCATTCTTAAATTTATTAAACATGAACATATCCAGCGTCAATAATCCTATGCAAATGACTGATTTGACCAAAAATCCTATTGATCATCGTGTATGACAGAGAATCTCTTCGAATGATAcgacattttttttaaacatccTCGATCGTTGACGTAATAGAAGGCATACCAACAACATGTTCCTTACTAGCAGTTGGTGTACGACgagaaatattataattttcctACGTTTACTATCCATCGTGCAAGAAATTTCAAATACCCAAAAATATTTCCAGCAAGGCACCATATTTCGTTGAAGTATCATAAGAGAAAACAATCATCAAACTCACACATATTGCTAGAACAAGAAAGTATGAAATTGAAAACGACGAGTAAAGAGCATTTCGAAGCACATTAATCCAAAGGAGAAAATAATTTAACAAAATACATTGTTGTTGATTATCAAATTAAACGGAACATACgacatttcaaattttcaactCCAGAACAAGAATTAAGAAGCAGAGTTGTAGATTGAAAAAGAAGAAGCAAACCTATTTAGCGTTGATCGGCGTCAACGAGTACTATCGTCAacctattttaaaaaatagttatTGAATTGCAGATCTTAAAACGAATAAGAAAAGAGCTTTGGGGAAATATTTACCTTCGAAGCGGGAAGAGGATGGAAGAAATGGACAGCACGGCTGAGTCAAAGAAATACTAGGGCAAAGGGTAGAAAGGTAAAATAGTCATATTGTCCAAAACACTGTTGAGTTGTGGGTTAATAATACCTTCTCTGAAGCGTGGACAATTGTACCACCATTTCTCTCATCCACAGTACCCTAATGTCGGGCCCTCGGTATTAGCATATTTAGTGAAAAAACTTATCAAACGTTTGATTACATGCCTTATCCTAAGTTAATCTATTCCACCAAATGCAACCTAAGTATATTGTATTATTTCATACACACGCAACGTGTGTGCAGCTATGCTAGTTCCCATAATAAAATCTCTTGAGTTTAAAAAGATTTAATTAAAGTTTTTTTGTCTTTCTTGAATTTGAAGTTTTTGGAGATaaagtttaatattatttattttcttatttatgtaGATTGAGATATTATTGTACttgattataatatttatttctcATATCTAATTGACTTTATTTCTCAATctttgtagatttgatatgatcaaatctagAGGAATCCTTCGTCTACAAGGAAATCATGTGAAGAAGGATTTTTTAGCCTTATTTATAAAATAGGCATGAAACCTTACAAATATTCAGACCGAGATATTGATGAAGTTAGAGTTTTCGAAGAGCTTCATGTGCGTACGTATTGAGAGAGTTATGAAGATTTGCTAAAGCTTATTCTGGCCGTGTTTACTTAATTGCCTTGAAGATTTGAGAGCATTGAAGATTGGAGATTTGTGTTGCTCTCGTGGCTTGTGTTTTGGCATCAAGAATTCAAATCCTTGCTCTGATTTTATTATTCTATTCtcatatagaatttttagaagttgttttattatttattttcttacatattttgataaaattgcttttacaatgattcactagttttagggttttgtaaaactctttgattcattttctagtgaaagttttgccccGAGGCGTTGCAAGAATATtgtatactcttgcttaaatatctgagtctatttaattggttgcttgtttattttattcacgtttTCATTATTTTTCACTGCAAATTACTTGAGGTGTTATctaaggtgttgtcaacacctggTGAAAACACCTAAATATGTGTATGTGCAATCGATTATCccttacaagtggtatcagagctataTTTTTGATACAttaagaactgatcttggtttgtttattttatttcaggAATAATATGGACTCATCTACTACTGCAAACTCGTTTTTGAAACCTCCGGTTCTTGATGACACGAATTATGCTTTGTGAAAGACAATGATGCGTTTTACAATCAAAGATATGGATGAACGTGCATGGCAGAGCATACTTACCGGTTGGACTATACCAAAGATCGTGGATAAGGATGGTGACTACATCATTAAGCAGAAACCACGTGGACAACCGAGGAGTCGCAAATTTCAAGCTTTAATGCTAAAGCTATCAACTCCATATTTTCCAGCGTGGACATGAGGATGTTCGGTCTTATTGCTGACTGTGTTACTGCTAAGAATGCATGGGATGAGTTTGTTGAATTCAAAGTTCGAAAATCTTTGTATGAGTGATGATGAAACAATCTCTGAGTATGATAAAAAGACTTCGAGAGCTAGTTACTGAAGCATTCACACTTGGAGAACCGATTGTCAATGAGAGACTTGTGAATAAAGTCCTTCGGTCACTGCCTGAGAAATtcaattgtagtgaccctgcatggaatcacctactaactgacaactaatagcatgcattaaacttaatacagcaaaatacttaacaaagtaaaacgtgcggaaacataatccataaattacatatcagcttagtaaaatatatccaggcttaatactgtagtgatacaactatatcgaaaaacttaaaagtaaacattatacagctatatcgaatcctactatataattaactcctcaaggctcctgctccctagtccttccttgaactaccagctccatccatcctgcgacctatcccgtggaatagggtgtccaagataacaactagaacgtgagcgctaacgcccagtacataaacatgagtaaacatatgtatataatgcatgcaacatgatgactggtaaaaggtcatctgaaaagtcatgctcagtaccggcgccacatgagtgctgccaccgcacggatcaacctctgggtgcaaccacattcgtctagtacaccagagtagtcagacatacatgtccccgccgtcgtggtactctcagtgataaactatcgagtatagagctgagcggctctataatcaggtataacaagatataagctcaacgtgtatatgcacatgacatatgaatatggaaaacggtaaatcatatatcatgccatataataatgccaaataaatgcaacatataaacatttaTACTCGCTAGCAATCTcaatcaatgtgtacgtacctctaggctagttcaagtatagtagatcctaggttccaagcctatattcagaaGTTCACTGTATTAcaacacaagttctataagcctt
Proteins encoded:
- the LOC140877863 gene encoding uncharacterized protein; translated protein: MNFIYALTGWEGSATDARVLRNALTREDDSFKVQVGCYYLCDNGYANVEGFLTPYRRVRYHRDAWGHHEGGPENYKDLYNWRHAQARNLIERAFGLLKKRWVILRSPCFYPTAVQNQIILACILLHNFIISQMPDYPLEELDKEYSIVPDESQVGLITTVQSSELWDDWREQLALSMWNNNN
- the LOC140877864 gene encoding uncharacterized protein, with translation MNRNAFGRLCYLLSNIGGVADSRYVIVEEKVAMFLSILAHHKKNHVAGHDYRRSGQTISAYFHEVLHSVLKLHLLLLMKPTAVDGNCTNDTWKWFKGCLGALDGTHIPVHVPT